From one Triticum urartu cultivar G1812 chromosome 3, Tu2.1, whole genome shotgun sequence genomic stretch:
- the LOC125548655 gene encoding uncharacterized protein LOC125548655, producing the protein MDGKTPHLLPLSAAKKKIHDDVPPVCTYALLNALAIVFGTAVGYIAVDYLDVSCSQLSSILPCVELTDAESAWLTALSIGILCCAPTQAAAAALALLLPCRRRRARRALAYLALAVTFLFHCMYAGAVWTFLAADPRYISGKIFFTMVIVCLILACNLTCLSDLLGGDGSDKQ; encoded by the exons ATGGACGGCAAGACCCCTCATCTGCTGCCTCTGAGCGCGGCCAAGAAGAAGATCCACGATGACGTCCCACCGGTCTGCACATATGCGCTCCTCAACGCCCTCGCCATCGTCTTCGGCACAGCAGTGGGCTACATAGCCGTCGACTACTTGGACGTGTCGTGCAGCCAG CTCTCCTCCATTCTGCCGTGCGTTGAGCTGACGGACGCGGAGTCCGCCTGGTTAACCGCCCTCTCGATCGGGATTCTGTGCTGCGCCCCAACCCAGGCGGCCGCGGCGGCGCTGGCGCTGCTGCTCCCATGCCGCCGTCGCCGGGCCCGCCGCGCCCTCGCCTACCTCGCGCTCGCGGTCACCTTCCTCTTCCATTGCATGTACGCCGGCGCCGTCTGGAccttcctcgccgccgacccAAGATACATCTCCGGCAAGATCTTTTTTACCATGGTCATCGTCTGCCTCATCCTGGCGTGCAACCTGACCTGCCTGTCTGACCTCCTTGGAGGTGATGGGTCGGACAAGCAGTAG